The following proteins are co-located in the Billgrantia tianxiuensis genome:
- a CDS encoding carbohydrate ABC transporter permease, whose protein sequence is MSLSSPAVRPAAGPGARRSHSGLLQAWLPKLVLAPSVTISLFFVYGFMLWTFILSLTNSRMLPSYEFVGFAQYARLMANDRWWVASTNLVLFGGLFVAICLALGLVLAILLDQRIRQEGALRTIYLYPMALSFIVTGVVWKWLLNPGLGIQAMVRGWGFENFRFDWLVDPDMAVYTLVIAAVWQASGFVMALFLAGLRGIDDSILKAAQLDGASLPRIYWRVVIPCLRPVVFSAVMILSHIAIKSFDLVVALTGGGPGYASDLPATFMYAHAFTRAQIGLGSASAMLMLGGVLAILIPYLYSELRNRRHG, encoded by the coding sequence ATGTCCCTGTCAAGTCCCGCGGTGCGCCCGGCCGCCGGCCCCGGCGCCCGACGCAGCCACTCAGGCCTGCTCCAGGCCTGGCTGCCCAAGCTGGTGCTGGCTCCGTCGGTCACCATTTCACTGTTCTTCGTCTATGGCTTCATGCTGTGGACCTTCATCCTGTCATTGACCAACTCGCGCATGCTGCCCAGCTACGAGTTCGTCGGCTTTGCCCAGTATGCCCGCTTGATGGCCAATGACCGCTGGTGGGTAGCGTCCACCAACCTGGTGCTGTTCGGCGGCCTGTTCGTGGCCATCTGCCTGGCGTTGGGACTGGTGCTGGCCATCCTGCTCGACCAGCGGATTCGCCAGGAGGGTGCGCTGCGCACCATTTATCTCTACCCCATGGCGCTGTCGTTCATCGTCACCGGCGTAGTGTGGAAGTGGCTGCTCAATCCTGGCCTCGGCATTCAGGCCATGGTGCGTGGCTGGGGCTTCGAGAACTTCCGTTTCGACTGGCTGGTCGACCCGGACATGGCCGTCTACACCCTGGTGATCGCCGCGGTGTGGCAGGCCTCTGGCTTCGTCATGGCGTTGTTCCTCGCCGGGCTGCGCGGCATCGACGACAGCATTCTCAAGGCCGCCCAGCTCGACGGCGCCAGCCTGCCGCGCATCTACTGGCGGGTGGTGATTCCCTGCCTGCGCCCGGTGGTGTTCAGCGCGGTGATGATCCTCTCGCACATCGCCATCAAGAGTTTCGACCTGGTAGTGGCGCTCACCGGCGGAGGTCCCGGCTACGCTTCCGACCTGCCGGCCACCTTCATGTACGCCCACGCTTTCACCCGGGCGCAGATCGGCCTGGGCTCGGCCAGCGCCATGCTGATGCTGGGCGGCGTGCTGGCGATCCTGATTCCCTATCTCTACTCCGAGCTGAGGAACCGCCGCCATGGATAA
- a CDS encoding carbohydrate ABC transporter permease, whose translation MDNVIRRRTVGARLARAALYAVLLLAALFYLLPLAVMLITSLKPLAEITPGTLLSLPQEPTLAPWAKAWGEACTGMRCEGVGVYFFNSIAIVVPAVLISTAIGALNGYALTKWRFKGSELVFALMLFGCFIPFQVVLLPMAQTLGWLGLSSSRAGLILVHVVFGIAFTTLFFRNFYVAVPTELVSAAKLDGAGFFRIFWRILLPVSAPIIVVSVIWQFTQIWNDFLFGVAFSAHNTQPVTVALNNLVNTSTGVREYNVDMAAAMIAALPTLIVYVLAGKYFVRGLTAGSVKG comes from the coding sequence ATGGATAACGTGATTCGACGCCGCACCGTCGGTGCGCGGCTGGCCCGCGCCGCGCTCTATGCGGTACTCCTGCTGGCCGCGCTGTTCTACCTGCTGCCGCTCGCGGTCATGCTGATCACCTCGCTCAAGCCGCTGGCCGAGATCACCCCCGGCACGCTGCTCTCGCTGCCCCAGGAGCCGACCCTGGCGCCCTGGGCCAAGGCCTGGGGCGAGGCCTGCACCGGCATGCGCTGCGAAGGCGTGGGCGTCTACTTCTTCAACTCGATTGCCATCGTGGTGCCTGCGGTCTTGATCTCCACCGCCATCGGCGCGCTCAACGGCTACGCCCTGACCAAGTGGCGCTTCAAGGGCTCGGAGCTGGTCTTCGCGCTGATGCTGTTCGGCTGCTTCATTCCGTTTCAGGTGGTGCTGCTGCCCATGGCGCAGACGCTGGGCTGGCTGGGGCTGTCGAGCTCGCGGGCGGGGCTGATCCTGGTCCACGTGGTGTTCGGCATCGCCTTCACCACGCTGTTCTTCCGCAACTTCTACGTGGCGGTACCCACCGAGCTGGTGTCGGCGGCCAAGCTCGACGGCGCCGGTTTCTTCCGCATCTTCTGGCGCATCCTGCTGCCGGTGTCGGCGCCGATCATCGTGGTCTCGGTGATCTGGCAGTTCACCCAGATCTGGAACGACTTCCTGTTCGGCGTGGCGTTCTCGGCCCACAACACCCAGCCGGTGACGGTGGCACTCAACAACCTGGTCAACACCTCCACCGGCGTGCGCGAGTACAACGTCGACATGGCGGCGGCGATGATCGCCGCACTGCCTACGCTGATCGTCTACGTGCTGGCCGGCAAGTATTTCGTGCGTGGATTAACGGCCGGCTCGGTCAAGGGCTGA
- a CDS encoding ABC transporter ATP-binding protein, with the protein MAALEINNVCKDFGSEQVLKDVSLAIDSGEFLILVGPSGCGKSTLMNAIAGLEPVTSGEIRIAGEDVTWQTPAERDIAMVFQSYALYPSMTVRQNISFGLEMRKVPKAEREAAVERVADLLQISHLLERKPSQLSGGQRQRVAMGRALAREPKVYLFDEPLSNLDAKLRVDMRTEIKKLHQRLGTTIVYVTHDQIEAMTLADCIAVMRDGRILQLGTPDQVYNDPVDLFVAGFMGSPSMNFIAATLEGESGAYRLCVATPGEETLELPWPQERETPAMAGQVGREVILGLRPEHFAEDDTRLSEYAEGVLLTPRITVVEPTGADILLQLKLGQGEATARVGPKCRVKAGERLALRIDMARAVLFDRETEQRLA; encoded by the coding sequence ATGGCAGCGCTTGAAATCAACAACGTCTGCAAGGACTTCGGCAGCGAGCAGGTGCTCAAGGACGTGAGCCTGGCGATCGACTCGGGCGAGTTCCTGATCCTGGTGGGGCCTTCGGGCTGCGGCAAGTCGACGCTGATGAACGCCATTGCCGGACTCGAGCCGGTCACCTCCGGCGAGATCCGCATCGCCGGCGAGGACGTCACCTGGCAGACCCCGGCGGAGCGCGACATCGCCATGGTGTTCCAGTCCTACGCGCTCTACCCGAGCATGACGGTACGCCAGAACATCAGCTTCGGCCTGGAGATGCGCAAGGTGCCCAAGGCCGAGCGTGAGGCCGCGGTGGAACGGGTGGCCGACCTGCTGCAGATCTCGCACCTGCTCGAGCGCAAGCCCTCGCAGCTCTCCGGTGGGCAGCGCCAGCGCGTCGCCATGGGCCGGGCGCTGGCCCGCGAACCCAAGGTCTATCTATTCGACGAGCCGCTCTCCAACCTCGATGCCAAGCTGCGCGTGGACATGCGTACCGAGATCAAGAAGCTGCACCAGCGCCTGGGCACCACCATCGTCTACGTCACCCACGACCAGATCGAGGCGATGACGCTGGCCGATTGCATTGCGGTGATGCGCGACGGTCGCATTCTCCAGCTCGGTACGCCTGACCAGGTCTACAACGATCCGGTGGACCTGTTCGTGGCCGGCTTCATGGGCTCGCCGTCGATGAACTTCATCGCCGCTACCCTGGAGGGCGAGAGTGGCGCGTACCGGCTGTGCGTGGCAACGCCGGGAGAGGAGACCCTGGAACTGCCTTGGCCGCAGGAGCGGGAGACGCCGGCCATGGCCGGTCAGGTGGGACGAGAGGTGATCCTGGGGCTGCGGCCCGAGCACTTCGCCGAGGATGACACGCGACTCAGCGAGTACGCCGAAGGCGTGCTGCTCACGCCGCGCATTACCGTGGTAGAGCCCACCGGGGCCGATATTCTGCTGCAGCTGAAACTGGGGCAGGGGGAAGCGACGGCCCGGGTCGGCCCCAAGTGCCGGGTGAAGGCGGGCGAGCGTCTGGCGCTGCGCATCGACATGGCCCGCGCGGTGCTGTTCGACCGCGAGACGGAGCAGCGTCTGGCCTGA
- a CDS encoding universal stress protein — MFKSILVPIDGSEGAKKALDVACQLASQADATLHILHVPEELAHETTLVWGIGAIAIEASRQEREDIGRQVVDKAAEAARAQGITQVETVIGQGDPARTIVSEARRRGVEAIVMGSRGLSDLRGLVVGSVSHKVSHVAECTVITVR; from the coding sequence ATGTTCAAGTCCATCCTGGTTCCCATCGACGGTTCCGAAGGGGCGAAGAAGGCGCTCGATGTCGCCTGCCAGCTGGCCAGCCAGGCCGACGCTACCCTGCACATCCTGCACGTCCCCGAGGAGCTCGCCCACGAGACGACGCTGGTGTGGGGCATCGGCGCCATCGCCATCGAGGCGTCACGCCAGGAGCGTGAGGACATCGGCAGGCAGGTCGTCGACAAGGCGGCCGAGGCGGCGCGCGCCCAGGGCATTACTCAAGTCGAGACGGTGATTGGTCAGGGCGATCCGGCCCGCACCATCGTCAGCGAGGCACGCCGTCGCGGTGTCGAGGCCATCGTCATGGGCAGCCGCGGCCTGAGCGACCTGCGCGGGCTGGTGGTGGGTAGCGTCTCGCACAAGGTCAGCCATGTCGCCGAGTGCACGGTGATCACCGTACGCTGA
- a CDS encoding TIGR01620 family protein, protein MLGGDWLSGGWHLLGLGAIALGTGALLREAWRLRRLKRHDSLRTRLARLPEAGAGEALDLACVLKRQLGLDDDHPHWQAFLAAREPHHGGAEVQQLLAHHLLAPRDRQARRLISRMAGETAVMVAVSPLTLVDMFLVAWRNLAMIDRICRLYGLELGYASRLRLLRNVLYNMAFAGATEMASEAGVELLSLNLAGRLSARAGQGMGVGLLSARLGLRTQRLTRPLVFDEGEAPRMADLRSELWQQLRRLEKQE, encoded by the coding sequence CTGCTCGGTGGAGATTGGCTCAGCGGCGGCTGGCACCTGCTGGGGCTGGGTGCCATCGCCCTGGGTACCGGGGCACTGCTGCGCGAGGCCTGGCGCCTGCGCCGGCTGAAGCGCCACGACAGCCTGCGCACCCGGCTGGCTCGGCTACCCGAGGCCGGTGCCGGTGAGGCGCTCGACCTGGCCTGCGTGCTCAAGCGCCAACTCGGCCTCGACGACGACCATCCCCATTGGCAGGCTTTCCTCGCCGCCCGGGAGCCGCATCACGGCGGCGCGGAGGTGCAGCAACTGCTGGCGCATCACCTGCTCGCCCCGCGCGACCGCCAGGCCCGACGGCTGATCTCGCGCATGGCGGGCGAAACGGCGGTGATGGTGGCGGTAAGCCCGCTGACACTGGTCGACATGTTCCTGGTGGCGTGGCGCAACCTGGCGATGATCGACCGCATCTGCCGTCTTTACGGGCTGGAACTGGGCTACGCCAGCCGTCTGCGCCTGCTGCGCAACGTGCTCTACAACATGGCCTTTGCCGGCGCCACCGAGATGGCCAGCGAGGCCGGCGTGGAGCTACTCTCGCTCAACCTGGCCGGACGCCTCTCGGCACGCGCCGGCCAGGGCATGGGGGTAGGCCTGCTCAGTGCCCGCCTCGGCCTGCGCACCCAGCGCCTGACCCGCCCGCTGGTGTTCGACGAGGGGGAGGCGCCGCGCATGGCGGATCTGCGCAGCGAACTCTGGCAGCAGTTGAGGCGGCTGGAAAAGCAGGAATGA
- a CDS encoding YcjX family protein, protein MRQSLTRELTDLIERGRDRQLRLAVTGLSRSGKTAFLTSLVNQLRHAGLEARLDLMPAARQGRLLGARRVSQPDLGVPRFPYDQAMAALDSEPPRWPEPTRGISELRLSIRYRPARRGLLRSETAELSLDLFDYPGEWLLDLPLLGHDYLGWSRAMLAGAGEQRRALLAEWEDVAAKLDPAAEANEAELADVAALYARSLQAAREAGFANLQPGRFLLPGDLEGAPVLQFFPLPALADADEAALAKLPSESVYATLAARFRHYQQHIVRPFYRDHFRRFDRQIVLVDVLGALNAGPERFEDLSQALATLMQSFDYGKRSLLSRLFTPRIDRLAIAATKADHVTPEQHANLTALLEALLAEPLQDLRYANVPVKALSLAAIRATEAHEVNHKSERSPALRGTTLEGEEVLVFPGEVPARLPEAEFWARQGFDFRAFRPAPREGGALPHIRLDAALDWLIGDKLQ, encoded by the coding sequence ATGCGCCAGTCGCTCACCCGGGAGCTGACCGACCTGATCGAACGCGGCCGCGACCGCCAGCTGCGCCTGGCGGTCACCGGGCTCTCTCGTTCGGGCAAGACCGCCTTTCTCACTTCGCTGGTAAACCAGCTGCGCCATGCCGGCCTCGAGGCCCGGCTCGACCTGATGCCGGCGGCCCGGCAGGGCCGCCTGCTGGGGGCCCGCAGGGTCAGCCAGCCCGACCTGGGCGTACCGCGCTTCCCCTACGACCAGGCCATGGCGGCACTCGATAGCGAGCCGCCACGCTGGCCCGAGCCCACCCGCGGCATCAGCGAGCTGCGCCTGTCGATCCGCTACCGCCCGGCGCGGCGCGGCCTGCTGCGCAGCGAAACCGCGGAACTCAGCCTCGACCTGTTCGACTACCCTGGCGAATGGCTGCTCGACCTGCCGCTGCTGGGCCACGACTACCTGGGTTGGAGTCGCGCCATGCTGGCCGGCGCCGGCGAGCAGCGGCGCGCCCTGCTGGCCGAATGGGAAGACGTCGCCGCCAAGCTCGACCCGGCCGCCGAAGCCAACGAGGCCGAACTTGCCGATGTCGCCGCGCTCTATGCCAGAAGCCTGCAAGCCGCTCGCGAGGCGGGCTTCGCCAACCTGCAGCCGGGCCGCTTCCTGCTGCCGGGCGACCTGGAAGGCGCTCCGGTGCTGCAGTTCTTTCCGCTACCGGCGTTGGCGGATGCCGACGAAGCGGCCCTGGCCAAGCTGCCATCGGAGAGCGTCTATGCCACCCTGGCGGCCCGCTTTCGCCACTATCAGCAACATATCGTGCGGCCTTTCTACCGCGACCATTTCCGTCGTTTCGATCGCCAGATCGTGCTGGTCGACGTGCTCGGTGCACTGAATGCCGGCCCGGAGCGCTTCGAGGATCTCTCCCAGGCACTGGCCACGCTGATGCAGAGCTTCGATTACGGCAAGCGCAGCCTGCTCTCGCGGCTGTTCACACCGCGCATCGACCGCCTGGCGATCGCGGCAACCAAGGCCGACCACGTCACCCCGGAGCAGCACGCCAACCTGACCGCCCTGCTCGAGGCCCTGCTGGCCGAGCCGCTGCAGGACCTACGCTACGCCAACGTGCCGGTCAAGGCGCTGTCGCTGGCGGCGATACGTGCCACCGAAGCGCACGAGGTGAATCACAAGAGCGAGCGCAGCCCGGCACTACGCGGCACGACCCTGGAGGGGGAAGAGGTACTGGTGTTTCCTGGCGAGGTCCCGGCCAGGCTGCCCGAAGCCGAGTTCTGGGCTCGCCAAGGGTTCGACTTCCGCGCCTTCCGCCCCGCCCCACGGGAAGGCGGCGCCCTGCCCCACATCCGGCTCGATGCTGCCCTCGACTGGCTGATAGGAGACAAGCTGCAATGA
- a CDS encoding MFS transporter, which translates to MPFNVMLLSLCQALLVSGNILLIAVSPLIGARLAPDPAWSTAPVATQWLGLMCATIPASLIMARLGRKRGFLLGNLLGLAGVVVAAQALVSEAFSLFMLGTWLIGIGIGFGQLYRFAAVEAAPLALRDRAIGLVMGGGVLAAFFGPWLARISREAAVTPFLGSFLGLGALYLVALLVLLATRLPPPEKTHGEGQPRPLGEIVRQPVFVVAVLAALIGYGVMNLAMTATPLAMSSAGHHFDHVATTIQWHVLAMFLPSFATGHLTARFGAPRMIAAGCVLLAASGLAAQIEAGVAGFYFALILLGLGWNFTFLPATGLLTEAYRPAEKARTQAANEFLVFSTVAITALLAGPLVDLLGWTLLNALLVPLSLVPIALLAWQRLARRRQDPHISG; encoded by the coding sequence ATGCCTTTCAATGTGATGCTGCTGTCGCTGTGCCAGGCGCTGCTGGTGAGCGGTAACATCCTGCTGATCGCGGTCTCGCCGCTGATCGGCGCGCGACTCGCTCCCGACCCGGCCTGGTCCACGGCGCCGGTTGCCACCCAGTGGCTGGGGCTGATGTGCGCCACCATTCCCGCTTCACTGATCATGGCGCGCCTGGGGCGCAAGCGCGGCTTCCTGCTGGGCAACCTGCTGGGGCTAGCCGGCGTGGTCGTGGCCGCCCAGGCACTGGTCAGCGAGGCCTTCTCTCTGTTCATGTTGGGCACCTGGCTGATCGGCATCGGCATCGGGTTCGGCCAGTTGTATCGCTTCGCCGCGGTGGAAGCGGCACCGCTGGCGCTGCGCGACCGCGCCATCGGTCTGGTCATGGGCGGCGGCGTGCTGGCTGCCTTCTTCGGTCCTTGGCTGGCCCGCATCAGTCGCGAAGCGGCCGTCACGCCCTTTCTCGGCAGCTTTCTCGGCCTGGGGGCACTCTACCTGGTGGCCCTGCTGGTGCTGCTGGCCACCCGGCTGCCGCCCCCCGAGAAGACCCATGGCGAGGGCCAGCCGCGACCGCTCGGTGAGATCGTGCGCCAGCCGGTGTTCGTGGTGGCAGTACTCGCGGCGCTGATCGGCTATGGCGTGATGAACCTGGCGATGACCGCCACCCCACTGGCGATGTCCAGCGCCGGCCACCACTTCGATCACGTCGCCACCACGATCCAGTGGCACGTGCTGGCCATGTTCCTGCCCTCGTTCGCCACCGGCCACCTGACGGCGCGTTTCGGCGCACCACGCATGATCGCCGCAGGCTGCGTGCTGCTGGCGGCCAGCGGCCTGGCCGCCCAGATCGAGGCTGGCGTGGCGGGCTTTTATTTCGCCCTAATCCTGCTCGGGCTGGGCTGGAACTTCACCTTCCTGCCCGCCACTGGATTGCTCACCGAGGCCTACCGTCCGGCGGAGAAGGCCCGCACCCAGGCCGCCAACGAATTCCTGGTCTTCTCCACCGTGGCCATCACCGCCCTGCTGGCCGGCCCGCTGGTCGACCTGCTCGGGTGGACACTGCTCAACGCCCTGCTGGTGCCGCTGTCGTTGGTGCCCATTGCGCTATTGGCCTGGCAGCGCCTTGCCAGACGCCGCCAAGACCCTCACATTAGCGGCTGA
- a CDS encoding helix-turn-helix domain-containing protein encodes METLADSLGVTPRHLSRLFRQQLATTPGAYLTRLRLEQARQALLASERQPPLERLAQQWQLGGAEQLRRLFQRHYGVSPTLYYQRFGPKGQASTPSFS; translated from the coding sequence GTGGAAACGCTGGCCGATTCGCTCGGCGTCACGCCGCGCCACCTTTCGCGGCTGTTTCGCCAGCAGCTTGCGACGACACCAGGCGCCTATCTGACCCGATTGCGCTTGGAACAGGCCCGCCAGGCACTGCTGGCCAGCGAACGGCAACCGCCGCTGGAGCGCCTGGCACAACAGTGGCAACTAGGCGGGGCGGAGCAGTTGAGGCGTCTGTTCCAACGCCATTACGGCGTTTCCCCCACACTGTACTACCAGCGCTTCGGCCCCAAGGGCCAGGCTTCCACTCCCTCTTTCTCTTGA
- a CDS encoding AraC family transcriptional regulator, translated as MSRTVVILAYPDCQLLDVSGPWQVFASANDLSGSCLYRLHLAADAPGSVATNSGLPLLADTAWRDISALGPVDTLLVAGGRGVTLQRQRAELLTALHDQAGQVRRLGSICTGAFLLAAAGLLDERQATTHWRHCAQLASDYPRVRVVPDALYVESGGHFTSAGVTAGIDLALSLLEADHGSALAGQVARELVLFLRRPGGNPSSVKCCAARTAPRVRCENCSTGSTPTLPRRTGWKRWPIRSASRRATFRGCFASSLRRHQAPI; from the coding sequence ATGTCGCGCACCGTCGTCATCCTCGCCTATCCAGACTGCCAATTGCTGGATGTCAGCGGTCCATGGCAGGTCTTCGCCTCGGCCAACGATCTCAGCGGCAGTTGCCTCTATCGCTTGCACCTAGCCGCCGATGCGCCGGGCAGCGTAGCGACCAATAGCGGTCTGCCGCTGCTGGCCGACACGGCTTGGCGTGACATATCGGCGCTTGGCCCGGTGGATACGCTGCTCGTCGCTGGAGGACGTGGTGTCACGCTCCAGCGCCAGCGTGCGGAGCTTCTCACAGCCCTGCACGACCAGGCCGGCCAGGTTCGTCGCTTGGGCTCGATCTGCACCGGCGCCTTCCTGCTCGCCGCGGCCGGCCTGCTGGATGAACGCCAAGCCACCACCCACTGGCGACACTGCGCCCAGTTGGCCAGCGACTATCCCAGGGTTCGCGTGGTGCCGGATGCGCTCTACGTCGAGTCAGGCGGGCATTTCACCAGTGCCGGGGTCACGGCCGGCATCGACCTGGCCCTGTCATTGCTCGAAGCAGACCACGGCAGTGCCCTGGCCGGCCAGGTCGCCCGCGAGCTGGTGCTGTTCCTGCGTCGTCCCGGGGGCAATCCCAGTTCAGTGAAGTGCTGCGCAGCCAGAACCGCGCCCAGGGTGCGCTGCGAAAACTGCTCGACCGGATCCACGCCGACCCTGCCGCGCCGCACCGGGTGGAAACGCTGGCCGATTCGCTCGGCGTCACGCCGCGCCACCTTTCGCGGCTGTTTCGCCAGCAGCTTGCGACGACACCAGGCGCCTATCTGA
- a CDS encoding DUF924 family protein: MNGKLPDRDEVIAFWFDELEPAQWFRKDTELDGVIRARFGALHDAAAAGELWQWRDTPQGRLAEILVLDQFSRNLYRDDPRAFAQDAMALVLAQETVAQCYDRELEIGWRRFLYMPYMHSESLAIHDEALRLFDQPGLEDNLRYEHLHRDILLRFGRYPHRNAILNRESSEEELAFLQQPGSSF; the protein is encoded by the coding sequence ATGAACGGGAAGTTGCCTGACCGAGATGAGGTGATTGCCTTCTGGTTCGACGAGCTCGAGCCCGCCCAGTGGTTTCGCAAGGATACCGAGCTTGATGGGGTGATCCGCGCACGCTTCGGTGCGCTGCACGATGCAGCAGCGGCGGGGGAGCTGTGGCAATGGCGCGATACTCCGCAGGGGCGGCTGGCGGAGATTCTGGTGCTCGACCAGTTCTCGCGCAATCTCTACCGCGACGATCCGCGCGCCTTCGCCCAGGACGCCATGGCGCTAGTGCTGGCCCAAGAGACCGTGGCGCAGTGCTACGACCGCGAGTTGGAGATCGGCTGGCGCCGCTTCCTCTACATGCCCTACATGCACAGCGAGTCGCTCGCGATTCACGACGAGGCGTTGCGTCTATTCGACCAGCCCGGGCTCGAGGACAACCTGCGCTACGAGCACCTGCATCGCGACATCCTGTTGCGCTTTGGCCGCTACCCGCACCGCAATGCCATTCTGAACCGGGAGTCGAGCGAGGAGGAACTGGCGTTCCTGCAACAGCCCGGCTCGTCGTTCTGA
- a CDS encoding catalase-related domain-containing protein, whose translation MHRQTINKGQASYEPNSIDGGWPSETPAGPENGGFESYQERIDARKIRARSPSFGDHYSQATLFWNSQTEVEKEHIIAAYTFELSKVQRPWIRERVITEILPNIDLELARRVGENHGIEAPSQKPAPVEELGTSSQLESPALSLMARLPGNIQYRKVAILVADGVDGDQVEALKQKLEVEGAQGMIIAPSMAPVTAAGGKSVTPDAMLNGMPSVAVDAVVVPGGSDSVNALAQSGQGRYYVQEAYKHLKAIAAVGEGKMLLDAADVPTGEEGVLTGAKVDDVFTPLREAMGQHRVWARDAKANDMPA comes from the coding sequence ATGCACCGCCAGACCATCAACAAGGGGCAGGCCTCGTACGAGCCCAACTCCATCGATGGCGGTTGGCCCAGCGAGACCCCGGCGGGGCCGGAGAACGGCGGTTTCGAGTCTTATCAGGAGCGTATCGATGCGCGCAAGATTCGCGCCCGCAGCCCTTCGTTCGGCGACCACTACTCCCAGGCCACGCTGTTCTGGAACAGCCAGACCGAGGTCGAGAAGGAGCACATCATCGCCGCCTACACCTTCGAACTCTCCAAGGTGCAGCGCCCCTGGATCCGCGAGCGAGTAATCACGGAGATCCTGCCCAATATCGATCTCGAGCTGGCCCGCCGGGTCGGCGAGAATCACGGCATCGAGGCGCCGAGCCAGAAGCCCGCGCCCGTCGAGGAGCTGGGCACGAGTTCGCAGCTGGAGTCCCCGGCCCTGAGCCTGATGGCGCGATTGCCGGGCAACATCCAGTATCGCAAGGTGGCGATCCTGGTCGCCGATGGGGTCGATGGCGATCAGGTCGAGGCGCTCAAGCAGAAGCTCGAGGTCGAAGGTGCCCAAGGAATGATAATCGCGCCGAGCATGGCACCGGTAACGGCGGCTGGCGGCAAGAGCGTGACGCCCGATGCCATGCTCAATGGCATGCCCTCGGTGGCGGTGGATGCGGTGGTCGTGCCCGGCGGCAGCGACAGCGTGAACGCATTGGCCCAATCGGGGCAGGGGCGTTACTACGTGCAGGAGGCCTACAAGCACCTCAAGGCGATCGCCGCCGTGGGCGAGGGCAAGATGCTGCTGGATGCGGCGGACGTGCCCACCGGTGAGGAAGGCGTGTTGACCGGTGCCAAGGTAGATGACGTATTCACGCCGCTGCGCGAGGCCATGGGGCAGCATCGGGTGTGGGCTCGCGACGCAAAAGCGAATGATATGCCAGCCTGA
- the gabT gene encoding 4-aminobutyrate--2-oxoglutarate transaminase, with translation MNNAQLNELKQRYVANGAASPATQFADRAENALIWDADGNRIIDFAGGIGVLNVGHRHPKVVEAVKAQLDKVMHTCQTVMPYEGYVKVAERLSQVTPVRGHAKVMLANSGAEALENAVKIARAATGKNNVICFDGGYHGRTFMTMAMNGKVAPYAADFGSMPGNVFRAPYPVPYHGVSEDEAIRGLKMAIKTDANPRDTAAIVLEPVLGEGGFYPAPASFLKAIREICDEHGMLMIVDEVQSGFGRTGKLFAIEHSGVEPDIITMAKSMADGMPISAVVGTDKVMDASGPNSLGGTYTGNPLSCAATLAVLDVFEEENILEKSMALGDKLAKRFSQWQSDFDCVDNARNMGAMAAIDLVSDKSKHTPDADLAAALCKKAREKGLILLSCGLYGNTIRFLMPVTIEDEILEEGLDIVEAALKELVGSKATA, from the coding sequence ATGAACAACGCACAGCTCAACGAACTCAAGCAACGCTACGTGGCTAATGGCGCCGCCAGCCCCGCCACCCAGTTCGCCGACCGCGCCGAGAACGCGCTGATCTGGGACGCCGACGGCAACCGAATCATCGACTTTGCCGGCGGCATCGGCGTGCTCAACGTCGGCCACCGTCACCCCAAGGTGGTCGAGGCGGTGAAGGCCCAGCTCGACAAGGTGATGCACACCTGCCAGACCGTGATGCCCTACGAGGGTTACGTCAAGGTGGCCGAGCGTCTGAGCCAGGTCACGCCCGTACGTGGCCACGCCAAGGTAATGCTGGCCAACTCTGGCGCCGAGGCGCTGGAAAACGCGGTGAAGATCGCCCGCGCCGCCACCGGCAAGAACAACGTGATCTGCTTCGATGGCGGCTATCACGGCCGCACCTTCATGACCATGGCCATGAACGGCAAGGTCGCGCCCTACGCCGCCGACTTCGGCAGCATGCCGGGCAACGTCTTCCGTGCCCCCTACCCGGTGCCCTATCACGGTGTCAGCGAGGACGAGGCGATTCGCGGCCTGAAGATGGCGATCAAGACCGACGCCAACCCCCGCGATACTGCCGCCATCGTGCTCGAGCCGGTCCTCGGCGAAGGCGGCTTCTACCCGGCCCCGGCCAGCTTCCTCAAGGCGATCCGCGAAATCTGCGATGAACACGGCATGCTGATGATCGTCGACGAGGTGCAGTCGGGCTTCGGACGTACCGGCAAGCTGTTCGCCATCGAGCACAGCGGTGTCGAGCCGGACATCATCACCATGGCCAAGAGCATGGCCGACGGCATGCCGATTTCCGCCGTGGTGGGTACCGACAAGGTCATGGACGCCTCGGGCCCCAACTCGCTGGGCGGCACCTATACCGGCAACCCGCTCTCCTGCGCCGCCACCCTGGCGGTACTCGACGTGTTCGAGGAAGAGAACATCCTCGAGAAGAGCATGGCCCTGGGCGACAAGCTGGCCAAGCGCTTCAGCCAGTGGCAGAGCGACTTCGATTGCGTCGACAACGCCCGCAACATGGGCGCCATGGCGGCTATCGACCTGGTATCGGACAAGAGCAAACACACGCCCGACGCCGACCTGGCCGCCGCGCTGTGCAAGAAGGCTCGCGAGAAGGGGCTGATCCTGCTCTCCTGCGGCCTCTACGGCAACACCATCCGCTTCCTGATGCCGGTGACCATCGAGGACGAGATCCTCGAGGAAGGCCTGGACATCGTCGAAGCCGCGCTCAAGGAGCTGGTCGGCAGCAAGGCCACCGCCTGA